Genomic window (Alligator mississippiensis isolate rAllMis1 chromosome 4, rAllMis1, whole genome shotgun sequence):
TTGATTTCCTAATTGGAAGGGATGTACAGTTGTTGCATTGGTGGTGCATTTCATGTAATGTAAAAATGTCCTTTGTATGTTCTTTACTGTGTGCATTTTGTTAAAGTTGATTACAATGATGGTTATTCTTACTTACAGATCTCCACTATTGCAGAAAGTGAAGATTCACAGGAGTCAGTAGACAGTGTCACAGACTCTCAGAAACGCAGAGAGATCCTTTCCAGGCGACCCTCCTACAGGTATAGAGATTAAAAGTGGAAGCATTTTGCTTGATGAATGCATTTACCTGATGGACAGACAAATAGTTTGATTCTCTAATTCAGGGGTTTtgaacctttttggatcagtgtaccccggGGGGCAGCACACAACTGAACACAGAGTGGAGGCCGCCGTGTGTGAGCTTCCCCTGTGTCTGGCCAGGCGGGCAACACCTGCgcagggtggtgtggggtggcactccgtccctgcctgcccgcacgtaccccctagggccttctcacgtacacccagttgacaacccctgctgtaaTTAATATGAGCACTAACTTTTTACCAAAATATACCTTGAGTAGTGCCTCTCCATGATAGGGGATGTCATGTGATAAGCAAAATAagctgaagaagagaaaaaaaatctgatgtttCACTGAGATAAGAAAGGAGGTCATCTGAGCATAATCTGAATGCTAAAAAAGTCAAATTTTGGTATATAGCTTTGTAAGTGTTGTGTATTCAGAAACCACTCTGATTAGTACCTTAGGAGTAGCTAAAATAGAAATTTAATATTTGGAGTACTACTGGAGCATGTAGGTAAACTCTTAGGGTACACTCTGTAATCTGTGCATAATGACCTTTTCTGTTTATTATTAATGTTGAAACACTGGCAATAGTCAAATTTTATTCTTTCCTCTCATGAAACTTTCAATGAAAACATGATGCTGCAGCTCATTAAAACTGGTGCCATTAGTATTTCTTAGAATTTGCTATGTTTCTTAAGTGGAAACTGGCAAATTCCCAAGGGAGATTCAGATGCTCATATCAAGGGAAATAGTTTAGTCAATTTACATGGAAGTCTGGAATTAAAGCTAAGCATGAATAGCTTTATTTTGCATGGCAAGTAGTTATGCAGCAAAACGATTGATGTTGTTCTTCAAATCAGTCATGCCTGTCTTACTACTCTTAATAAACACTCATGAACACTGCAAGGAGCAGCTTCTATTGATATGGTTTCATTTTCTTGTATTGTGAGTACTGTATTTGCTCAAATCCAAAACAAGGTTTTTCCCCCTTTCAGCATGGGTGGGGTTTGGATCCAggtatggggtggggaggtggcaggctGTGGCTCTGACCCCAGGCTCAGGCTTGGGCTCGAGCTCTCggacccacagccctcccactgTTTACCCTCCTATCTCAGCTCTATCCCTGATTTGACATAGAACACATGCTGACTCCTGCCTCTCTATgacccagcccccttcctcctcctgtaGCCAAGCAGCAACAGTTGAAACAGTGGCAATTCCAGCCCTGGATGGAGCTGCCAGCatcccagtcactgctgcctggccttTTAGGATGGAGAAGCCAAAATTTCTCTCTCACTTGTGAAGTTTTTAGAATGATTCCCAAATCCTAAAAAACTATGAAAGAACAACAGTAGTGGCAACATCAGATCAGGCATTTAGATTGGAATTGGCCTAGAAACCTGTGATTTATGTCTACTTTAAATCTCTGTTTGGGGCCCCCAAAGTAAATCCAACCTGGCCTTTCAGTTCAAAACCAGCCAACTATAAAGTTCTAAGGAGTAACCAGCTTCCTTTCtcaggccagcacatggaccatgtTGGAACAGGATGGCTATGTTCTTCTGGTTCTCAGCTCATATAATGTGGCTGCTCTAAGTTGCATCGTGGCTACTGAGTACAAATTAGGTTATAGAACTGAGGAGCTATAACATtgtccttgatgatcctctcacCCTGTTTCTCCAATTATTTTCTGTGTAGTGCTTCATACATATGGGAAAGACTTAATTTTGCAAAGCCACCACCTTACCCTCCTTTAAATCCCTTTAAACCTACCTCTTCTATGATGCCTGCAGATCATCTCTGTCTGGCACTGTTTAAGCAAGTGGTGAGCTGTAACTTCTGCTGCGTACTGATTATTTGTATTGTTATCCCATTCTCCCAGCTTGGGATGTATATAACAACAAAACTATGCATCTACTTTGGTGTTTTTCTCAGGTTGCTTGGTAAACTGACTGTCATCCTTAAAATAAGGAAATATATGTATTTTGGCTaccaaaaactttaaaaaaattatgcatGAAAATTCAGTGTCGTTTTGTGCCCAGGATcctcagcactttttttttttttttttttaactttaccaCAAGCCAAACTCACTGTGAGTACTAGGTATAAGATCTACTGTAAAACTGACAAGAGGGTGACAAAAAAGGCCTTATTCTGTTGCTTAAAATGTGTATGTCTATCAATTGCAGTTGATGGGTTATGTAGTTAATAAAACTGCGTTTGTCAGTCTTGCGTATTCTTGCTAGAGTTCCTAGTCAAATTATAGCAGTTTGGGCACCTGTTAAATGCTAAACGTATTGGGCAGCTATCCCAGTTTGTTTGAGAGTCATGTTTAAAGAGACATATGGTCTTTATGATTGTCACATTTTGTCCCATGTTTGAGTGTCCCATGTTTGGTTTTGGATAATTAAACAAAGTCAGTAACTAAATCTAAATTTTCCATTTTCCTCTTTATACTTGTGAATCCCAAAGCTTTCCCAAGCAGAACAGTTATGTAACCGTGAATTCAATTGTGTGACTTTTACTCAGGTGCTCACTGTTCTTCCTGAACAGGTGCTAGGTCATGAGCTGATAGCTCTTTACAATTATTTCTGTTTAAACTAAAGTCTTGGCTAAAACAGTCTGAGGCTTCTATGGTGTCTGAAGCAGGAGCATTTCTAATGGGAGTGAATGGCGTAAATGAGAAGGTTTGTTGCATTGTTTGCTCACGCTTACTCTTTCTATTGTAAGATGTGTAAAAGTATGAGAGAGAAGTTTttgaagaaagaaggaaaatacaaGTACTTGATACAAGTATGCAGAAATGAATATGCTGTTTTAGGAGTCTGCCATACCCTCTTCTTATGACATTTTAAACAATTTCTCTAAACTGTTTTAAAGTTTGCCTTATGTTTTATTCCCGTCTTGCATATTTTATTTCTGGATTTGCTGCACTTTCTGGCTTTCCCCAAAGCTGTGTATTTAGTAGAATTCATTTAACTTTTGTATTAAAAATTTCTGCAACATGCTGTCTTTGCCAGAAAAATTTTGAATGACTTGTCCTCAGACGCCCCAGGAGTGCCAAGAATTGAAGAAGAAAAGTCAGAAGAGGAAACATCAGCACCTGCCATCACCACTGTGACGGTGCCAACTCCCATTTACCAAACCAGCAGTGGGCAGTACAGTATGTAGTCTAAATCTATTGGTAGTCATAGTGATTGGGTGCTGGAGTAGAGAAAACTGTTAAATTTTATTTGCATGACTGTTTATGCTGGAAATAATACAAGGGAACAACATAGTGTAATTTAATTTGACTTTGATGCTGTGTACCATGCTCAAGGGCTTTATTAGTTCCAATCATACCAAAaagtatgatttttttaattttttttttttttacacattctCGCTGTAGGTGTGTGTAACGTACATCTTACACATACAGGGCTTCCAGGTTGGCAAAATAAAACTCAACCAGACTGTTTATTATTACAGCTTTGATGAGGAATCTGTTGAGACCCTGCTTTCTTACTGATATTTTAGTAATTTTAGCTTATAACCTTTTTCATCTTAAatataaaacacatttaaaatacaAGCAACTTCCAGGTAAGAAGAAATCAGCATAATTAacctaattttaaaaagtataagTATCATGTTCTATGTTTGCAACTATAATCATTACATTTTATGGATATATGGTACCTTTAAACTTAAGCATAGAGGGAAGATGTAGTAATGTAACCACAGTTCCAAAACTCTGTGCAAACAAACAAATGTGCTTAGTGTTGAGTatacaagaaaggaaagaaaatatcttttttaAGCACTTAACTCCTTAGCCTGTTTCTCCAATGTCTCCCTTGATTTTTATTGCTGATGCTACACTTCTGTTAATGCAGAAATACTGTTCATGactgtacacatacatacacatccatgtatacacatacacacacctctctctctctctctctctctgtctggagAAACTGGAATACCCTAATGGTTTGAGGGGGAATCTTTGTGAGATTCCCCTCATACCTGCAGCTGCGTTGAAGGGGAGAGAAATAAGAAAACTGACATAGGATGAAAATTTGTTCTGTAAGGAGTGGAGAAGCTGGATGTGTGCATATACAAATGGGGGTAGGAAAAGGGATataagcaggaaaaaagaaaaatggtcaAAGGGAGAAAAAGGTGAAGAACAAGATAGATAGGGCTAGAGGAAACTGGAGAGGATAAGCATATAATTGTGAAATTACAAATGAGAGAAACAAGCAAAGAAGAGGGATGCTTGTTGGCCACAAATTAAAATTCAGCACTGAATGAATAGGACAATATTTATTCTACTTTGAGGGGCTTGCAGCTCCTCAGTGACATTATCAGAGAAGCAAAGGTGTAGGTTGGGCTACATTCTTCTCCAACAGAAAGGTGGTAACCTTATAGTGTAGAGTGGAAAGTTATTGGGTCACTGTTGAATcatgttcttttttaaaatagtcACAAGGACATGTCTTATTTAAAAGGTACATAGTTGTTCAAGGGATTTAATTTATACAATGTTTCAAGCAGCTCCTCCACACCTGAGTTGTTATACACTGCAAGTAACTATGCGTAAATTAATTATATTGAGTACATCAATCTTTTAATTGCtatattatatttatttgttCTCAGTTGCCATCACCCAAGGAGGAGCCATACAGCTAGCCAACAATGGTACAGATGGAGTACAAGGCCTCCAGACATTGACCATGACCAATGCAGCTGCAACCCAGCCTGGCACCACCATTTTACAGTATGCACAGACTACTGACGGACAGCAGATTCTTGTACCCAGCAACCAAGTTGTTGTACAAGGTAAGAAACATCATATTTGATCAAACTGTAATGTTTGCTCCTCACAAATCTGATTGGCAAAATAATTCCTGTAAATATGTCAGAAAAGGAATTGCGTGTTTTCGCACatattattttataaaatgaGCAAAAGAAATTCTACACAAACCTATTTGTAATACTTTCTTGGAGCCCTTTTCCCTCCTTCCGAACAAACTAATATATTTGTGGATATAAAAAGTACTTCTATCTTAATTCCTAATTTACCTATTGCTCTTTCCTTACTTATATTTCCTTTGTTCTTTTAAGGGAATTTTACACTCTATGCCCCAAGAATTCATAGTGCAGATTCCTTTAGAGCAGGAATGTCAtacatacagcctgtgggctggatccggcccgcaCAACAAtatgatccagcccatgggtcgcTGGACCCAACCCCCCATGCCCTATCCCTGGCTCCACAAGCTGCGTGCAGTGTACAGACTGGGTCCAGTAcacaggctggacccagcacAGCATAGAGGTTTGGTCTGGGGCATGTGCTACATGTGGCACACCACCAGGCAGGCCCTAAGCTTTGACTCCAGGGCTAGTCCAGATTGgtcatgctggagccagcacttgGAACTGATCCAgcagggcaccacatgcagtacACATCCCATGTCAGCCAcccgtgctgcatgcagtgttcaCAGCCAGTCCAATCTCATGTGCTGTATGCTGCATGCACCTGCCACCAAGTATGCTGTGCACATGGCATGTGGGGTCAGTACAGGGTGTATGCTGCCTGTAgcgctgggtccagcccacacaCTGCAGGCTGTGCTCACTCCATGCCAGCCCCATATGTCATACAAAATGAGCTCTGGGACCTTCAGGGGGTCAGTCCCAGTTAGGCCTTCAAACCAGCCCAATGACCCTCATCCAGCATGactttgacatccctgctttagACCTCCTGGTTTCTGCAATGATAGTAGACTAAATATGACATGTTAGAAATGTTTCCTCCCATCTGGGCCAAGTTACTGAAAATGTTCATTCTGTAAAGGAGCTTTCCTTTTATTAGCCATTTATTTTCCTTATAAATAACTTTTCCTTTCTAATGCTGTTCTAATGCTGGCACTTTGAAACAGCGATTGTATAAAAAATTGTGTTTTTTGATTTAAAGGATCATTCTAGAGAAACAGTAATATACAATGAGCTGTTTCAAAAGTTAGTTCCTAAATTGTTTCTGTGCCTTTTCTAGAAGCAAATCCTCCACATACTTGCACATGTAATTACCAGTTTGCACCTTCAACTTGTCCTTTTAGAGCACACAGAAAATATTGTTTGCCTAAGAAGATTCAGCTTACTTAGATTTATGACTGTAAAGTCTGTATACAAAACAGAACAGTCAAAAATACATTGAAAGACAGCAGGATCAGCAGCTGCAGTTAACAGACGCAATTAATCCCTCTTCAGCGAGAATGACTGCAACCATGAATATATTAAACTAAAAATGAATTGCCATCGATGATCCAGATGTTAATCTCTCCTACGCCCTAGTCCAAAACTGTTGCCTCACTTTTTCTGGTTCACTTGTTTAGATAATGACCAGGTGTTGTTCACACAGTATTTTAACAGTGAAGTCTCACAACACTGTTAAACCTAACACTATGCTTCCTTGTGGCTTTTTTATGTCAGCTGCCTCAGGAGATGTGCAGACCTATCAGATTCGCACAGCACCCACCAGCACCATTGCACCTGGTGTGGTCATGGCATCATCTCCAGCACTGCCTacccagccagcagaggaagcTGCACGAAAGAGAGAAGTGCGCTTAATGAAAAACAGGTATATGTGCTTAGTTGATTATCTAAAAGCTTGTATCTCAAAGCTGTGTATAGAATTAGTGTTGAATATTTAATGCAATATACATATCACATTTCTCATTTCTCATAGGTATGGAAGAGAGTAGGAATGTAGCTGTCTATGCAAGAAGATTTGTAGTCTCTTGTCTTTTTCATGAAACActgactaagtacagacatttgggggtgTTAGGGGAGGTTAGCTCAATTAAAAATGGCTGCCCATATTAGGTAAGTCAGGATGAGGATGGTAGTGGGGGATTTGGGAGTAAAGCAGGTTGGAGGGGATCAAGGGATtcggggggggcaggcacaacccACAGGTGGGATGAAAGGGATTCCTCTCCCCCAGAAAACCTACACCTCCATCCCTcccgcctctccccccaccaggaGTTACTTGCTTGGCTCCAGCAGCGGCAAATGCCGATAAAAGCAGCTGCATCCAGAGTGGCTTGTAggatgggggttgagagggcTGGCTGGTTCAAGGTGGGGGACAAAAAATAGACCAGTGTAGGGGTAGGCAGGGTGGGAGGGTGGTAAAAAGAGCAGCCCCGGGGCtagggccagtggctgggttttcccagccccagagctgtgcagggaaagtgtacagaagttccatacGCCAGTTCAAATCAAATAAATCAAATAAGTTTGATACTAcgtagatccaggtttatcttaaactgggttcttcaatttttagactggtttgtgTGCTTGGAACTTCTATACAGTGGCAGGTTTAGACTTATTGAGAccaggtctgtaagtgtaaggtcaaCACTGGgatgagctaagtttaaattgggtggccattttgaacctgatttaacctccccaaatgtttgtacttagcctatatAAAGGTTAATGTTCTCTAAAGAAGCAAAGTAAGAAAATGCATCGAGTAACTCTGTGTATTGTGACTATGAAACCATAATCCAAGGACCTTCTATGAGAGCTGAAATATCCTTTCTGTCTAAATTGCCCTAAACAAGGGGTGCTCAACCTcagcctgctggccagatccagctcctggAACCATGTCCTCCAGTGCCTGGGTCTTCCCAGAGAGTTCATGGTAAGCCCATGGGACATGGCCCTGCACACTATATCAGGTGCAGAAGGCGGTGTGGGAcccaatctggcatgcaggggcagcccgtggactggccccacaccattcatctggcctctGAGTCCAAAGCTTTAAGCATTACATTAAGCCACATCCAAGTTTCAAAACTGCATTATATGAGCTCCACTAACAGTTCATCTCCCTACAAAGTTTTGGTTAGAATGTAGAAAGCATTCTTCTACCTGCCCTAcagaacaaatgcaaaaaaattaGGAGAGATTCACTAGTAATGACTCCATGGTTAAGGCTGAATCCTGAAACAGGCTTGAAACACAATTAATTCCTGAATTTCTACATGTAGAAAACTGTCCAGTTTTGGTTTGACTTCTTGCATGAATTTTCTATGGGAAGCATCTGAAATGTGTCTGGGACTGATGTCTGTCTATGTCAGCCTGAACTTTTCTTGCTTCTACTTGATGATGTGAGGTTTGACTTAATTATTTTAAGGTGCTTTGATATCCCAGAATGAAAGACGTTCTGGATCCCAAAGGCATCCAGCCCTCTTGCACTCTGACCCCAAACTAGTGTAGCCACACTAACAGATTCCCCTAGCTGGGAGGGGATGGTCACAGCACCACATTAACTGGGGTACACCCAGCCAGCACAGAGGCTTCTCATTGACTGTCACTACTTCCCTTGATGAGATTAAATATTGCCCTTCAGAAATTCCAGTTACTCCAAGTATCTATTGGATCCAAATAAGCATTAGTCACTGGTCCTTTCGGGTGAATATAGATGTTGTCTTTTGTCACCTTGGTGTTGCCTTAAAAATGTTTACAGCAGTACAGAGTGAAAGCAAATAGACTTCCATACCCTTTGTCATACCACACATGCCCAAATATGTGGTCATGAGCAAGTTAGTAATAAGCTCTGCTGTTTTATGGTCGCAGgcatctatttgctttatggtgggGGAGCACAGGCTTGGACCTGTCAATCCTGAGgtgtgtctgcctggctttccctgcttccagtgACACATGCCCAACAATCTTTGGGACTCATCTCTAGAAACAGGGAAAGGGGAGGCTCTGACTTGCCCTGCTTTCAGAGACATGTCCCAGAGATTTCTAGGGATGTGTCTGGAAGCAAGGAACATGTCACCAGTTGTCCTACAAAATTAATGGGTGAtgtgtttcacccaatgaagtgATCAGCTGTGTCAgcatagctgatctgcttcatttggcaacatctatttTCAACCTGAAGTCTGATATACGCACATTCGTTTCTTTCCCCCATGTGCTTTATTTCAGTGTTGTAACTTCACCTTTGTAACTTTTTCCTCTGAATGTTGTTGCTGTTAATTTTGTTGCCAGGTTCATTTTTTGCTTCCGTTTTAAGAATGCTTAGCAAAATGTTGGCATTACTAAGACATTTCCACTGATGTTCCTAGCATTTTGGCACCAGCAATCATGCTACGCTACTGTCTGAATTAAGCATCAGCACTACAGTTTTTATAAGTGTTGAGGATTCATCAATGCTTCTTGGTTCTAACATTATCAATACAATTGATAGTGGTAAGGTAATGAATTGTGCCCAGGTAGTTGCTAACGATGAGTTATATTCTCTTaaaagtggggatgggggatgaTCTATcacttgaaatgttttaattttaaatgcagtGGCATGAACCATatcaataaaattaatatattgtTAGCAGGGTTTAAAGTATGTCAAATATATGAACACCATAAGTCTCACTTCTGTTGCATTAGGCAAATGagtctaataataataataatcattgtGGTCATTACTTGGTTTTTatgtacaaaaagaaaaattaagctGGGTCAATGGATGAACattgtttttactttttatttcttttcatagaACTGGTAGTAAAATACCATAGTCTATACAAAGGATGTTGTGATATATTCCATTTAACAAAAAATACCTTTCAAGGTTACATTTTGACTGATAGACTTTTTTGGTGTTGACTTTTTGGTATATTGAATGTAAAAccttatgattttgaatgtgGACAATTTGAGATGTGATTCAATACAAGCCTACCATTTCTTCCTAAATTAGAGTTGTGTGTAGTTCTACATCCATGTTCTAAAATTGTTCATGTGAGTTTGACcagaaaaatcaattaaaaaacagCTCATCCAAATTCTCATAGTTTGAATATCATCTTTTGCTTTACAGGGAGGCAGCACGTGAGTGTCGCAGGAAGAAAAAGGAATATGTGAAATGTCTAGAAAACCGAGTTGCTGTGCTTGAAAACCAAAACAAGACATTAATTGAGGAGCTAAAAGCACTTAAAGACCTATACTGCCACAAATCAGATTAATTTTGGATTCCCATTTTCATTTGTCAAGGTGGGATAGAGACTAGTTTTGGCCACAACCAGAAAGACAAAGTaaactttttattttctaaacatttctttttttctatgcGCAAAACTGCCTGAAAGCAACTACAGAATTTAATTCGTGTGTGCTTTGCATTAAACTGTGAATGTTCAAACACTTGCCTCCACTTCTCCCCCATCACCAAGTCTCCTGAGCAtgatgaagaagagaagacttctTACTCATCTTCCCATCCTCTTCAAGGAGTAATGTTCATTTTGTGAAGTTTTGCTGTGTGGGAGGGTTCTTTTATAATGATTTCAGGAATCTGTGCTGAGCTTTTTTGATTGCCTTAGGGACACAGTCACCCCAGCCTCTTGGCCTGAAGTACTTTGTAGGCTACATATATAGAATAGTCCTGGTGCAGTGAAGAAGCAATGGTTGCCAAATTGATGCGTGGTTTCACATACTCATTATAACAGTAAAGATATATGGCTGAGTGACATGCCAAACAAAGGGAGCTCCACAAACAGATTCTTTATATGGAGACATGGGAGGGAAACTTCTTAATAAAACAAGCCCAGGAGGCTTTTTGGTGTTTAATCTGTACTCTGTCCACCCCTCCTGGATTGATAAAACTTCTCCATACCTCAGAAACAAATGCATTATGGCACCAATTTTGGTCAGCTATTGCTTCTTGAAGCAATTATGTGTATTCAGTATTCTGAACACATGAAAAGAAATCACCAACTGAATGAAACATAGTAATATTTGGATGAGAAATGAACTCGGAGTAAACAAAGGTACAGTAGCAGACAGCTTTTGTTTAGAAGATAATTTCATGTCAACAAGAGTAATGCATTAAAACACTACTTGTTTTTATGCAACCTGAACAGTTGAAGTATAGCCAACTCCATGTACAAATTAATTTATGAAAATGAAATTTCTTGATGGTATCCCCCATTCTTTCAAACAGTTTGGTTATCTGTATTACTTCACATGATCATTGGTTTTCTAAATTCTTTTTCAAAACTTGAGGCCCCTCTGTATACTGAAATTCATATTTTGGAGTGATATCTCGATATCCAGAAGGATCTTGAACATTGAGGAGGACTGTAAACATGAGTAAATATTCCCCACTAAAACCCACTCTTCATGGAGCAGTGCAAAAGCTGTTTGAGGAAAATAGCAATTATTAATTTGCCCCTATTAGGGTTAAATTACATAATTTATTCATTGTGTTGGTATTAATATAAAGGGTTGAACTGAGCAAAAGCTTCACACACGTGAAGAATTTTACTCTCATTTCAAACAATCAGGCTCTTTTGTGTGCACTGAAGGAACAGCTGTCTTTTCCCAGAAATACATTTCAAGAAACAGTAGAGAGTATCAAGTTCAAAAGAGCGAATGCTGTATTCAACGTTCGTATATCCATTATGTGTCAAAAACAATCATGTTCAGTTTAGTTTATTGGTCCTTTAAAGCCAGACTGATATGTTAACTTGGTCATTTGCACTAAGTTTGCTTTGAGCCTTAGGTCCTGGTTACTATTTCAACCTGTCTGCATATAGACATGCATACAAAGTCTTGGGTCTGTACAAATACTGACCTTTCCAAATATTAGCTATATCATATATTTTCCATTCCTTAAACCTGTTTTAAGATAAATTTTCCAATTTGAACTTATTTTAAAGAGTTATAGTCAGTGTGATATTATAATGAAAAACTATTGGGAGGATTAAAAGTAACTGAGTCAAATAA
Coding sequences:
- the CREB1 gene encoding cyclic AMP-responsive element-binding protein 1, yielding MTMESGAENQQSGDAAVTEAETQQMTVQAQPQIATLAQVSMPAAHATSSAPTVTLVQLPNGQTVQVHGVIQAAQPSVIQSPQVQTVQISTIAESEDSQESVDSVTDSQKRREILSRRPSYRKILNDLSSDAPGVPRIEEEKSEEETSAPAITTVTVPTPIYQTSSGQYIAITQGGAIQLANNGTDGVQGLQTLTMTNAAATQPGTTILQYAQTTDGQQILVPSNQVVVQAASGDVQTYQIRTAPTSTIAPGVVMASSPALPTQPAEEAARKREVRLMKNREAARECRRKKKEYVKCLENRVAVLENQNKTLIEELKALKDLYCHKSD